The nucleotide window TGTTCTTTCCGTACCCTCTGTGTCTCTGTGTGAGGCCCGCTGTTCAGGGAACCAGATCCGCCTCCGCGATCCCGGTGCCGCCCTCCTGCTTGGCGTCCTGCTTGAGCTCCGCGACGCGCTCGCCGAGGTGCTCCAGCGAGATCCACTTGGCCGGGTCCACGCGCAGGACGGCGGCGGAGAGGCGGGTGACCGGGAAGTAGCGCTCCACGCCGTAGCGGTCGCGCCCCCAATACGAGCCGGCCTCCACCGCCTCCTCCGGCAGATGGGGGATCAGGGCCTCGGCGAAGCGGCGCTGGGCATCCTTGGCGCGGACGCGGGCCTCGTCGGGGGGGGAGAGGAGGACGAAGTCGTCGCCGCCCACGTGCCCCACGAAGACGCCCGGTGCATCGCCGGCGGCGGCCACGGCGGCGCCCACCTCGCGGATCGCCGCGTCGGCCACCGCGAAGCCGAAGCGGTCCGCGAAGGGCTTGAAGTGGTCGAGGTCGAAGTAGCAGATCGCGAAAGGGGAACCCGACGCTCGCCGCCGCTCGACTTCGATGTAGAGCGCCTCGCCGCCGGGGAGCCCGGTGGTGGGGTTGCGGTCGCGGCCGCGGGCGGCCTGGCGCAGGAGGGCCGTGGCGCGCGCCACCAGCTCGCGCGGATCGAAGGGCTTCGCCAGGTAGTCGTCCGCGCCCGCGTCGAAGCCGCCCAGCCGGTCCTCGATCTTGCGCTCCGCGGTCAGGATGAGCACCGGGAGCCAGGAGAGCCCCGGATCGGTC belongs to Longimicrobium sp. and includes:
- a CDS encoding response regulator, with amino-acid sequence MNEILLADDDDALRSMVTDVLTSAGFTVRAVENGTRALAELRQRAPDLAVLDYRMGTPDGFEVCRQIKTDPGLSWLPVLILTAERKIEDRLGGFDAGADDYLAKPFDPRELVARATALLRQAARGRDRNPTTGLPGGEALYIEVERRRASGSPFAICYFDLDHFKPFADRFGFAVADAAIREVGAAVAAAGDAPGVFVGHVGGDDFVLLSPPDEARVRAKDAQRRFAEALIPHLPEEAVEAGSYWGRDRYGVERYFPVTRLSAAVLRVDPAKWISLEHLGERVAELKQDAKQEGGTGIAEADLVP